From the Nitrospirota bacterium genome, one window contains:
- a CDS encoding prepilin-type N-terminal cleavage/methylation domain-containing protein — MFQTIQKMKTRDERGFTLIELLIVVAIIGILAAIAIPGYLGMQERGRKGAVTRAASAIEPELQAWLNSALKGVAGTQAAIIEVDSTGDGQIDAADATNSQMGAWLNGGALDEAFVNARLSQYAEKSPWNPAQNLFTTGAVNTSVLNQISVTMSSNPPFLQVIASDKMGVLHNKTVYSD; from the coding sequence ATGTTTCAGACAATTCAGAAAATGAAAACAAGAGACGAAAGAGGCTTTACCCTCATCGAACTCCTGATCGTCGTGGCGATCATCGGCATTCTTGCTGCGATCGCAATCCCCGGGTATCTGGGTATGCAGGAGAGAGGAAGAAAAGGTGCGGTCACAAGAGCTGCTTCAGCAATAGAACCCGAGCTCCAGGCATGGCTGAACTCAGCATTGAAGGGTGTTGCCGGCACTCAGGCAGCAATAATCGAAGTTGACTCAACCGGAGACGGGCAGATCGATGCTGCGGATGCTACGAACAGCCAGATGGGCGCGTGGCTGAATGGCGGTGCCCTTGATGAGGCATTCGTGAATGCACGGCTGAGCCAGTACGCAGAAAAATCTCCATGGAATCCCGCACAAAACCTGTTTACAACGGGCGCTGTCAATACCTCTGTGCTGAATCAGATCAGTGTTACTATGTCGAGCAACCCTCCTTTTCTCCAGGTCATCGCATCGGATAAAATGGGAGTTTTGCATAACAAGACTGTTTATTCTGACTAA
- the gspG gene encoding type II secretion system major pseudopilin GspG, producing the protein MQIRREMLHNQKGFTLVELIVVMVILGMLAALVFPKLIPKVGKGKQHAAKTQIELLGQALDQFRLDTGRYPTTSEGMNALLSDPGLPGWDGPYLKKGVPNDPWGRPYHYEAPGTHGDYDLLSYGVDGAPGGEGENKDITSWE; encoded by the coding sequence ATGCAGATAAGAAGAGAGATGTTGCACAATCAGAAGGGGTTCACCCTCGTCGAACTCATTGTAGTCATGGTTATCCTTGGCATGCTCGCAGCACTGGTTTTCCCCAAACTGATTCCCAAAGTCGGTAAGGGAAAACAGCATGCGGCAAAGACACAGATAGAACTCCTCGGACAGGCGCTGGACCAGTTCAGGCTGGATACAGGAAGATACCCAACTACGTCGGAAGGGATGAATGCCCTTCTGTCAGACCCCGGCTTGCCGGGCTGGGACGGGCCATATCTTAAAAAGGGAGTCCCCAATGATCCGTGGGGAAGGCCTTATCACTATGAAGCACCGGGCACGCACGGAGACTATGACCTTCTCTCCTACGGGGTTGATGGCGCTCCGGGCGGAGAGGGTGAAAATAAGGATATCACCAGCTGGGAATAA
- the radC gene encoding DNA repair protein RadC: protein MGYQSIKNWPEGERPRERLLQYGAQHLSDAQLLAIILRTGGGGRSALDLAIEMLQAFGGLRHIESASSGEFRPFKGMGNAKVAQLKAAFELGRRLCGQPYERGPVFSSGHDVYLYYLQRMKNLSKEVFHCALLDAKNRIIRDCRVSEGTLTNSLIHPREAFRDAIKESAAAVIFVHNHPSGDPVPSREDILITSQLAEAGKIIGIKVLDHIIIGDDTFTSMREKGYIRET from the coding sequence ATGGGATATCAGAGCATAAAAAACTGGCCTGAAGGCGAAAGACCGCGCGAAAGGCTCTTGCAATACGGAGCCCAGCACCTTTCGGATGCGCAACTCCTCGCGATAATCCTCCGTACCGGTGGTGGGGGCAGGAGCGCGCTTGACCTTGCGATAGAAATGTTGCAGGCGTTCGGCGGACTGAGGCATATCGAATCTGCCTCATCCGGCGAATTCCGGCCATTCAAAGGCATGGGAAATGCGAAAGTCGCACAACTGAAGGCTGCCTTCGAACTGGGAAGACGACTGTGCGGGCAACCATATGAAAGAGGCCCTGTCTTCTCATCAGGCCATGATGTCTATCTGTATTACCTGCAGCGCATGAAGAATCTCAGCAAAGAGGTTTTTCATTGCGCACTTCTGGATGCGAAAAACAGGATAATCAGGGATTGCCGTGTGTCAGAAGGAACCCTGACCAATTCATTGATACATCCCCGGGAAGCGTTCAGGGACGCAATAAAGGAATCAGCCGCCGCTGTGATATTTGTGCATAATCACCCGAGCGGTGACCCGGTACCAAGCCGTGAGGATATCCTTATTACCTCACAGCTTGCCGAGGCCGGGAAGATAATCGGCATTAAGGTCCTTGACCATATTATTATCGGAGACGATACATTTACCAGCATGAGAGAAAAAGGATATATCCGGGAAACATAA